A region from the Kribbella shirazensis genome encodes:
- a CDS encoding cytochrome P450: MATVEELENDPHPTLAAIRPVGWIEALNTWFVTGRGLALEVLRDPETFTVDDPRFSTAQVVGPSMLSLDGARHKAHREPFDAPFGLAETRRRFTEPVQQTVGELMTALQGPQREADLRTALAGPLSVAVVAYSLGLPPASASTVLDWYTAISDSVSGVSAGRPVTDAGADAFAELHKHVAAGIDSADSLLAAAAHTGLGVDEIVANAAVLMFGGIETTEGMITNALWHLLTHRDQLDLVLADPSLLPNAMEESLRLEPAAAVVDRYATRDVDLAGTQIRRGDMVTVSLAGAGRDPAVFESPDTFDVRRPNARRHLAFASGPHICLGMHLTRLETLTALEAVLDLPGLRLAPDSPPPRGLVFRKPAALRVTWDA, from the coding sequence GTGGCGACCGTCGAAGAACTCGAGAACGATCCGCATCCGACGCTGGCGGCGATCCGTCCGGTCGGGTGGATCGAGGCCCTCAATACCTGGTTCGTCACCGGCCGAGGGCTCGCGCTGGAGGTACTGCGTGATCCGGAGACGTTCACGGTCGACGATCCGCGGTTCTCGACCGCGCAGGTCGTCGGTCCGTCGATGCTCTCGCTCGATGGTGCGCGGCACAAGGCGCACAGAGAACCGTTCGACGCACCGTTCGGTCTGGCGGAAACCCGGCGCCGCTTCACCGAACCCGTCCAGCAAACGGTCGGCGAGTTGATGACGGCGCTGCAAGGTCCGCAGCGGGAGGCCGACCTGCGGACGGCGCTGGCCGGGCCTTTGTCCGTGGCCGTGGTGGCGTACTCGCTCGGTCTGCCGCCGGCCTCGGCCTCGACGGTGCTGGACTGGTACACCGCGATCTCGGATTCCGTGTCCGGCGTGTCCGCGGGCCGTCCGGTCACGGACGCCGGTGCGGACGCCTTCGCCGAACTGCACAAACACGTTGCTGCAGGCATCGACTCCGCCGACTCCCTGCTGGCCGCGGCGGCGCACACGGGGCTCGGCGTCGACGAGATCGTCGCGAACGCCGCCGTCCTGATGTTCGGCGGGATCGAGACCACCGAGGGCATGATCACCAACGCCCTGTGGCACCTGCTCACCCACCGCGACCAACTCGACCTCGTGCTGGCCGACCCGTCGCTGCTGCCGAACGCGATGGAGGAGTCGCTCCGCCTCGAGCCGGCCGCCGCTGTCGTGGACCGCTACGCCACCCGCGACGTCGACCTCGCCGGCACACAGATCCGCCGCGGCGACATGGTCACCGTCTCCCTCGCGGGCGCGGGCCGTGATCCCGCGGTCTTCGAGTCCCCCGACACGTTCGACGTACGGCGACCCAATGCCCGCCGCCATCTCGCGTTCGCCAGCGGACCGCACATCTGCCTCGGCATGCACCTGACGCGTCTCGAAACGCTGACCGCACTGGAGGCGGTCCTCGACCTCCCCGGCCTGCGGCTGGCGCCGGACTCCCCTCCACCGCGCGGGCTGGTCTTCCGCAAGCCAGCGGCGCTCCGCGTCACCTGGGACGCGTGA